A stretch of the Streptomyces sp. NBC_01428 genome encodes the following:
- a CDS encoding class I SAM-dependent methyltransferase: MAIYDTLGATYGRTRQPDPRIAAQIHAALGNAPDVVNVGAGTGSYEPAQTVLAVEPSQIMLAQRPLGAAPAVCAVAEALPLRDNAADTVMALLTVHHWSDVAAGIAELRRIARRRIVILTWDQQVFREQFWLVRDYLPQAAAFDDTRAIPTDRLTALLGGAREEAVPVPHDCTDGFGAAYWRRPHAYLDPQVRSGISMFAQAGEGVLAPGLAALTDDLATGRWRERYAGLLTLDTVDVGYRLLVTDC, from the coding sequence ATGGCCATCTATGACACGCTCGGCGCGACGTACGGCCGGACCCGGCAGCCGGATCCGCGGATCGCCGCACAGATTCACGCCGCGCTCGGGAACGCACCGGATGTCGTCAACGTAGGGGCCGGCACCGGTTCCTACGAGCCGGCCCAGACGGTTCTCGCCGTCGAGCCGAGTCAGATCATGCTCGCCCAGCGGCCGCTCGGGGCGGCGCCCGCCGTGTGCGCGGTCGCCGAGGCCCTCCCCCTGCGCGACAACGCCGCCGACACGGTCATGGCCCTGCTCACCGTCCATCACTGGAGCGACGTGGCCGCCGGGATCGCCGAACTCCGCCGGATCGCGCGCCGCCGCATCGTGATCCTGACCTGGGACCAGCAGGTCTTCCGCGAGCAGTTCTGGCTCGTACGCGACTATCTCCCGCAGGCGGCCGCCTTCGACGACACCCGGGCCATTCCGACCGACCGGCTGACCGCATTGCTCGGCGGGGCACGTGAGGAGGCCGTCCCCGTCCCGCACGACTGCACGGACGGCTTCGGCGCGGCCTACTGGCGTCGCCCGCACGCCTATCTCGACCCGCAGGTGCGCTCGGGAATCTCCATGTTCGCCCAGGCCGGGGAAGGAGTCCTCGCTCCCGGCCTCGCGGCGCTCACCGATGACCTGGCGACCGGCCGTTGGCGTGAGCGGTACGCCGGCCTGCTCACGCTCGACACCGTCGATGTCGGCTATCGCCTGCTGGTGACGGACTGCTGA
- a CDS encoding molybdopterin oxidoreductase family protein, with the protein METTTDTHCPYCSLQCGMRLATAGGVGTTVVERPEFPVNRGALCGKGQSAAPLLDTARRLTTPLVRDRGTLRAASWDEALDRVAGGFSAIRSEHGADAVGVFGGGGLTNEKAYQLGKFARVALGTANIDYNGRFCMSSAAAANRIAFGLDRGLPFPLEDIPRTDCLILVGGNPADTMPPAVRYFRELRENGGTLIVVDPRRTRTADLADLHLQPLPGSDLALALGLLHLLIADGLVDHEFVDTRTAGFGAARAAAMAHWPERVERLTGIAASQLRLVAHRFGRAATGMVLTARGPEQQSKGTDTVGAWINVCLASGKAGRPYSGYGCLTGQGNGQGGREHGQKADQLPGYRSIEDPAAREHVARVWGVDPETLPHTGRSAYELLDSLGDPGPDGVRGLLLMGSNPVVSAPNAAHVTDRLRSLDLLVVSDLVLSETAQLADVVLPSAQWAEETGTMTNLEGRVVLRQRAVDAPEGVRGDLWLMRELAERLGIKRGFDDDPETVFEELRRASAGGQADYAGISYDRIRAEDGVFWPCPAEDHPGTPRLFLDTFATPDGRARFAPVTHRPAAEEPDAAYPLFLTTGRVLSQYQSGAQTRRVGALNASAPGPFVELHPLLARQLAVEEGDALAVTSRRGRAVAPARITDTIRPDTVFMPFHWPGAGRANTLTNPALDPTSKMPEFKLCAVRVEAAGVAATARPDEERHA; encoded by the coding sequence ATGGAGACCACGACCGACACCCACTGTCCGTACTGCTCACTGCAGTGCGGAATGCGTCTCGCGACGGCCGGCGGTGTCGGGACGACGGTCGTCGAACGACCCGAGTTCCCGGTCAACCGCGGCGCGTTGTGCGGCAAGGGGCAGTCCGCGGCACCCCTGCTGGACACGGCGCGCCGCTTGACCACACCGCTGGTACGCGATCGAGGAACCCTGCGGGCGGCGAGCTGGGACGAGGCGCTGGACCGGGTCGCGGGAGGCTTCTCGGCCATCCGCTCGGAGCACGGCGCCGACGCCGTCGGAGTCTTCGGCGGTGGCGGGCTGACCAACGAGAAGGCCTACCAACTGGGCAAGTTCGCCCGGGTCGCGCTCGGCACCGCCAACATCGACTACAACGGGCGCTTCTGCATGTCGTCGGCAGCGGCGGCGAACCGTATCGCATTCGGCCTGGACCGCGGACTGCCCTTCCCGCTGGAGGACATCCCGCGCACCGACTGCCTGATCCTCGTCGGCGGCAACCCGGCGGACACGATGCCACCCGCCGTGCGCTACTTCCGCGAACTGCGCGAGAACGGCGGCACGTTGATCGTGGTCGATCCGCGCCGCACCAGGACCGCCGACCTGGCCGACCTCCATCTGCAACCCCTGCCCGGCAGCGACTTGGCGCTCGCCCTCGGCCTGCTGCACCTGCTGATCGCCGACGGGCTGGTCGACCACGAGTTCGTCGACACCCGCACCGCCGGATTCGGGGCCGCGCGTGCCGCCGCGATGGCCCACTGGCCCGAGCGCGTCGAACGGCTCACCGGCATCGCGGCAAGCCAACTCCGCCTGGTGGCACACCGTTTCGGTCGGGCGGCGACCGGCATGGTGCTGACCGCGCGGGGCCCCGAGCAGCAGAGCAAGGGCACCGACACCGTCGGCGCGTGGATCAACGTCTGCCTCGCGTCCGGCAAGGCGGGCCGGCCGTACTCCGGCTACGGCTGCCTGACCGGGCAGGGCAACGGCCAGGGCGGGCGGGAGCACGGCCAGAAGGCGGACCAGCTCCCCGGCTACCGCTCGATCGAGGACCCGGCCGCTCGCGAACACGTCGCCCGCGTCTGGGGTGTGGACCCGGAGACTCTCCCGCACACGGGCCGCTCCGCCTACGAACTCCTGGACAGCCTCGGCGATCCTGGGCCTGACGGTGTGCGGGGACTGCTCCTCATGGGCTCCAACCCGGTCGTCTCCGCCCCGAACGCGGCCCATGTGACCGACAGGCTGCGGTCGTTGGACCTGCTGGTCGTCAGCGACCTCGTGCTCTCCGAGACCGCGCAACTCGCCGACGTCGTTCTGCCCAGCGCCCAGTGGGCCGAGGAGACCGGCACGATGACCAACTTGGAAGGCCGGGTGGTCCTGCGGCAACGGGCGGTCGACGCACCCGAGGGCGTACGCGGAGACCTGTGGCTGATGCGCGAACTCGCCGAACGCCTCGGGATCAAGCGGGGGTTCGACGACGACCCCGAGACCGTCTTCGAGGAACTGCGGCGCGCCTCCGCCGGCGGCCAGGCGGACTACGCGGGAATCAGCTACGACCGGATCCGCGCCGAGGACGGGGTCTTCTGGCCGTGCCCGGCCGAGGACCACCCCGGCACGCCCCGGCTCTTCCTGGACACCTTCGCCACGCCCGACGGCCGCGCCCGGTTCGCACCGGTCACGCACCGCCCGGCGGCCGAGGAACCCGACGCCGCGTACCCGCTCTTCCTCACGACTGGGCGGGTGCTGTCGCAGTACCAGAGCGGGGCCCAGACCCGCCGGGTCGGCGCGCTGAACGCCTCCGCGCCGGGACCGTTCGTGGAACTGCATCCCCTGCTGGCACGCCAACTGGCAGTAGAGGAAGGCGATGCGCTCGCCGTGACCTCCCGGCGCGGCCGGGCCGTCGCACCGGCCCGGATCACCGACACGATCCGCCCCGACACCGTGTTCATGCCGTTCCACTGGCCGGGCGCGGGACGGGCCAACACCCTCACCAACCCGGCGCTGGACCCGACCTCGAAGATGCCCGAGTTCAAGCTCTGCGCGGTGCGGGTCGAAGCGGCGGGCGTCGCCGCGACGGCGAGGCCGGACGAGGAGCGGCACGCATGA
- a CDS encoding uroporphyrinogen-III synthase: MGTNDTSTPAEPAGPLTGFTVGVTAARRRDELVALLTRRGARVVEAPALRILPLEDDIALRRATERCITAPLDYVVATTGVGWRGWMSAADGWGRGAELSAVCRDAVVLTRGPKATGAVRASGLGESYSPASEATDELLTWLLAQPLAGRRIAVQEHGLPLTTFSAALRERGAEVVTVPVYRWAPPEDPAPVRRLVESTVRREVHALAFTSAPAITAFLQTASADGLHERVLEAMSHDVLPVCVGPVCARPLLDAGLPVIWPERGRLGALVRTLTDTLPTRGRQELEVAGRALVLQGSALLVDEESYWLSPKGATLLRALAERPGWVLSRAELLRRAWADSDADEHAVEAAIARLRASLGPHSDLVRTVPKRGYRLAAG, translated from the coding sequence ATGGGCACCAACGACACTTCCACCCCGGCCGAGCCGGCCGGTCCGCTGACCGGGTTCACCGTCGGCGTGACCGCCGCGCGCCGTCGTGACGAGCTCGTGGCGCTGCTGACCCGGCGCGGTGCGCGCGTGGTGGAGGCTCCGGCCCTGCGCATCCTTCCGCTGGAGGACGACATCGCTCTGCGCCGGGCCACCGAGCGGTGCATCACCGCGCCGCTGGACTACGTCGTCGCGACCACCGGCGTCGGCTGGCGCGGCTGGATGAGCGCGGCGGACGGCTGGGGGCGGGGAGCCGAGTTGTCGGCCGTCTGCAGGGACGCCGTCGTCCTGACGCGGGGGCCCAAGGCGACCGGCGCCGTCCGCGCCAGCGGGCTCGGCGAGTCGTACTCCCCCGCGAGCGAGGCGACGGACGAACTCCTCACCTGGCTGCTGGCCCAGCCGCTGGCCGGCCGCCGGATCGCGGTCCAGGAACACGGCCTGCCGCTGACCACCTTCAGCGCGGCGCTGCGGGAGCGGGGCGCCGAGGTCGTCACGGTTCCCGTGTACCGCTGGGCACCCCCGGAGGACCCGGCCCCCGTCCGGCGTCTCGTCGAGTCGACGGTGCGCCGCGAGGTGCACGCCCTGGCCTTCACCAGCGCACCGGCGATCACCGCCTTCCTCCAGACGGCGTCGGCCGACGGCCTGCACGAACGCGTCCTGGAGGCCATGTCCCACGACGTACTGCCGGTCTGCGTGGGCCCGGTCTGCGCACGACCGCTGCTCGACGCCGGGCTGCCGGTGATCTGGCCGGAGCGCGGGCGCCTCGGCGCGCTCGTCCGCACGCTCACCGACACCCTGCCCACCCGTGGCCGCCAGGAACTGGAGGTCGCCGGACGGGCGTTGGTCCTGCAGGGCAGCGCGCTTCTGGTCGACGAGGAGAGCTACTGGCTCTCCCCCAAGGGCGCGACGCTGCTCCGCGCGCTGGCCGAGCGGCCCGGCTGGGTCCTCAGCCGCGCCGAACTGCTGCGCCGTGCCTGGGCCGACTCGGACGCGGACGAGCACGCCGTGGAAGCGGCGATCGCGCGGCTCCGTGCCTCACTGGGCCCGCACAGCGACCTGGTCAGGACCGTGCCCAAACGCGGCTACCGGCTGGCTGCGGGCTGA
- a CDS encoding oleate hydratase, with amino-acid sequence MAKAYLVGSGIASLSAAAFLIREAGFSGDDIVILEEQDREGGSLDAAGSPETGYTMRGGRMFEVHFECTYDLLSSIPSLDDPSKSVTEDTFAFHDDFAWNDHARLVDAAGKVIDAHAMTFSERDRLELVTCVATPEHKLDGKRIADLFHPDFFSTNFWAMWCTTFAFEPWHSAIEFRRYLNRFVHLFKTFDSMSGIYRTRFNQFDSIVRPLHAWLTEQGVTLRLGTRVTDLGLAPGDRLTVESITVERAGRSERITLEDGDLVMVTNGSMTANSTLGSTDTVPALDTDTRSGAWQLWEALAAKRAGLGDPRVFDSTPNDSTWESFTVTTKDPSFFQLMEKFSGSEAGKGGLITFKDSSWLLTIVLNHQPHFREQPEDTFVWWGYALFPDKEGDFVKKKMRDCTGREILDEVLQHLPFEQEQRTGIREASIVIPALMPYITSQFLVRKTGDRPPVVPENSTNLAFIGQYAEVPDDVVFTVEYSVRTAWTAVAQLLGLDRQPPAVFKGAHDPKVLVEALQTLHRR; translated from the coding sequence GTGGCGAAGGCATACCTGGTGGGCAGCGGCATCGCGTCGCTGTCGGCCGCCGCGTTCCTGATCCGTGAGGCGGGCTTCTCCGGCGACGACATCGTCATTCTGGAGGAGCAGGACCGCGAGGGCGGCAGCCTGGACGCGGCCGGCTCACCCGAGACCGGGTACACCATGCGGGGCGGGCGGATGTTCGAGGTGCACTTCGAGTGCACCTACGACCTGCTCTCCTCGATTCCCTCACTGGACGACCCGTCGAAGTCGGTCACGGAGGACACCTTCGCCTTCCACGACGACTTCGCGTGGAACGACCACGCCCGGCTCGTCGACGCCGCGGGCAAGGTCATCGACGCACACGCGATGACGTTCTCCGAACGGGACCGCCTGGAACTCGTCACGTGCGTGGCCACCCCCGAGCACAAGCTGGACGGCAAGCGCATCGCGGACCTGTTCCACCCGGACTTCTTCTCCACCAACTTCTGGGCGATGTGGTGCACCACCTTCGCCTTCGAGCCGTGGCACAGCGCGATCGAGTTCCGCCGCTACCTCAACCGCTTCGTGCACCTCTTCAAGACCTTCGACTCCATGTCGGGGATCTACCGCACGAGGTTCAACCAGTTCGACTCGATCGTCCGGCCGCTCCACGCATGGCTCACGGAGCAGGGCGTCACCCTTCGACTCGGAACCCGGGTCACCGACCTGGGACTCGCGCCGGGCGACCGGCTGACCGTCGAGTCGATCACCGTGGAGCGGGCCGGGAGGAGCGAACGGATCACCCTGGAAGACGGCGACCTCGTCATGGTCACCAACGGGTCGATGACCGCGAACTCCACCCTGGGCTCGACCGACACCGTCCCCGCCCTCGACACCGACACGCGCAGTGGGGCATGGCAGCTGTGGGAGGCCCTGGCGGCCAAGAGGGCCGGGCTCGGCGACCCGCGGGTCTTCGACTCCACGCCGAACGACTCGACCTGGGAGTCGTTCACCGTCACCACCAAGGATCCCTCCTTCTTCCAGCTGATGGAGAAGTTCAGCGGCAGCGAGGCCGGCAAGGGAGGTCTGATCACCTTCAAGGACTCCAGCTGGCTCCTCACCATCGTCCTCAACCACCAGCCGCACTTCCGCGAGCAGCCCGAGGACACCTTCGTCTGGTGGGGGTACGCCCTCTTCCCGGACAAGGAAGGCGACTTCGTCAAGAAGAAGATGCGTGACTGCACCGGCCGCGAGATCCTCGACGAGGTCCTGCAACACCTGCCGTTCGAGCAGGAGCAGCGCACCGGCATCCGCGAGGCCTCGATCGTGATCCCCGCCCTGATGCCGTACATCACCAGCCAGTTCCTCGTCCGCAAGACCGGCGACCGCCCGCCGGTCGTTCCGGAGAACTCCACGAACCTCGCCTTCATCGGCCAGTACGCGGAAGTACCGGACGACGTCGTCTTCACCGTCGAGTACTCGGTCCGCACCGCCTGGACCGCCGTCGCCCAACTCCTCGGACTCGACAGGCAGCCCCCTGCCGTCTTCAAGGGGGCACACGATCCCAAGGTCCTCGTCGAGGCGCTTCAGACGCTTCATCGACGCTGA
- a CDS encoding TIGR01777 family oxidoreductase — protein MKVVLPGGTGQVGAILDRALTAAGHEVTVLTRHPKRAHDVEWDGITLGSWATAIDGCDAVVNLAGRSVSCRYTPENLRAMMDSRVDSARVVGEAIAAAARPPRVWLQMSTATVYAHRFDAPHDEATGVIGGTEPGVPDYWAYSVEIARNWERAQAEAPTPATRKVALRSATVMSPDRGGVFDVLSRLTRLGLGGPVAGGAQYVSWIHDEDFVRAVEFLIARDDLEGPVNLSSPGPLPHRDFMRALRAAWGVPVGLPATRWMAETGAFALRSDTELLLKSRRVVPGRLRAAGFTFAHPEWPSAATTLVRRARSSKAGGPHRGRVPHT, from the coding sequence ATGAAGGTAGTGCTGCCCGGGGGAACCGGACAGGTGGGCGCGATACTCGACCGCGCGCTGACGGCGGCCGGACACGAGGTCACGGTGCTGACCCGGCACCCGAAGCGGGCTCACGACGTCGAGTGGGACGGGATCACGCTCGGCTCCTGGGCCACGGCGATCGACGGCTGCGACGCCGTCGTGAACCTGGCCGGGCGCAGCGTCTCCTGCCGATACACCCCCGAGAACCTGCGAGCGATGATGGACTCCCGGGTGGACTCGGCCCGGGTCGTCGGCGAGGCGATCGCCGCCGCCGCACGGCCACCGCGCGTCTGGCTGCAGATGAGTACGGCGACGGTCTACGCCCACCGTTTCGACGCTCCGCACGACGAGGCGACCGGGGTGATCGGGGGCACGGAGCCCGGGGTGCCCGACTACTGGGCGTACAGCGTCGAGATCGCGCGGAACTGGGAGCGGGCGCAGGCCGAGGCGCCGACGCCCGCGACCCGCAAGGTGGCCCTGCGTTCGGCGACGGTCATGAGCCCGGACCGGGGTGGCGTGTTCGACGTGCTGTCGCGGCTGACCCGGCTCGGGCTGGGCGGTCCCGTGGCCGGCGGCGCGCAGTACGTCTCCTGGATCCACGACGAGGACTTCGTGCGGGCGGTGGAGTTCCTGATCGCGCGGGACGACCTCGAAGGGCCGGTGAACCTCTCCTCCCCCGGTCCGCTTCCCCACCGTGACTTCATGCGGGCGCTGCGCGCGGCCTGGGGCGTGCCCGTGGGGCTGCCCGCGACGCGCTGGATGGCCGAGACGGGGGCGTTCGCGTTGCGCTCGGACACCGAACTGCTCCTCAAGAGCCGCCGGGTGGTGCCGGGCCGGCTGCGCGCGGCCGGATTCACCTTCGCCCACCCCGAGTGGCCGTCGGCCGCCACCACCCTCGTACGGCGCGCCCGGTCGTCGAAGGCCGGTGGTCCGCACCGCGGCCGGGTCCCGCACACGTGA
- a CDS encoding histidine phosphatase family protein codes for MTGTAARYLYLVRHGEATPDETGLTEAGRRQATLLGRRLQDIPFAAVHHGPLPRAEQTARLIGDQLKNAPLHVSEVAGDYIPHMPTKDELPAESADFYLRFLADATDEEREHGPVLARRALDLFTGPVDAEEDRHELVVTHNFLVAWLVRDAMRAPDWRWLGLNYCNAALTVIHYVPGRAPYLLITNDMRHLAEELRWTGFPPEVQV; via the coding sequence ATGACCGGCACAGCCGCCCGATACCTCTATCTCGTCCGGCACGGCGAGGCGACGCCGGACGAGACCGGGCTGACGGAAGCCGGCCGGCGGCAGGCCACGCTGCTCGGCCGACGCCTCCAGGACATCCCCTTCGCGGCTGTGCACCACGGTCCGCTGCCCCGGGCCGAACAGACGGCACGGCTGATCGGCGACCAGCTGAAGAACGCCCCACTCCACGTCTCGGAAGTCGCCGGGGACTACATCCCCCACATGCCGACGAAGGACGAACTCCCTGCGGAGTCGGCGGACTTCTACCTGCGTTTCCTCGCCGACGCCACTGACGAGGAGCGGGAGCACGGGCCCGTGCTGGCTCGCCGGGCGCTGGATCTGTTCACCGGGCCGGTGGACGCGGAAGAGGACCGGCACGAGCTGGTCGTCACCCACAACTTCCTGGTCGCCTGGCTCGTCCGGGACGCCATGCGGGCCCCCGACTGGCGCTGGCTCGGCCTCAACTACTGCAACGCCGCGCTCACGGTCATCCACTACGTCCCGGGCCGGGCCCCCTACCTCCTCATCACCAACGACATGCGCCACCTCGCGGAGGAACTGCGCTGGACGGGGTTTCCGCCCGAGGTGCAGGTGTGA
- a CDS encoding maleylpyruvate isomerase N-terminal domain-containing protein, with translation MTDRSVDREQPSQVLRHAYEAFSAVVVRLDDEESWLPTRCVGWAVRDLIFHCLGDAQRGLVALHTPSPGPADRDAVTYWQDCRPDSVGAANGRRWARVSAGMFLDFGQLRDLYLETAAAAVTAAERADPERVVATQGHVLTAGDLMTTLAVEATVHHLDLTSGLPTAPAPSPSALSSVRSTLDGLLGRAVPVAWDDEHYALAATGRVPLTDAERQALGADAARLPLFG, from the coding sequence ATGACCGATCGTTCCGTCGACCGCGAGCAGCCGAGCCAGGTCCTGCGCCACGCCTACGAGGCGTTCTCCGCTGTTGTCGTCCGCCTCGACGACGAGGAGTCCTGGCTGCCCACGCGCTGCGTGGGCTGGGCGGTCCGGGACCTGATCTTCCACTGTCTCGGAGACGCCCAGCGCGGACTGGTGGCGCTGCACACGCCGTCGCCCGGTCCGGCGGACCGGGACGCGGTGACGTACTGGCAGGACTGCCGGCCCGACTCGGTGGGTGCGGCGAACGGCCGACGGTGGGCCCGGGTGAGCGCCGGCATGTTCCTGGACTTCGGCCAACTGCGCGACCTGTACCTGGAGACCGCCGCGGCCGCCGTGACGGCCGCCGAGCGGGCCGATCCGGAACGCGTCGTCGCCACGCAGGGCCATGTCCTGACCGCCGGGGACCTGATGACCACCCTCGCCGTCGAGGCGACCGTCCACCACCTCGACCTCACCAGCGGCCTCCCGACCGCTCCCGCACCCTCGCCGTCCGCGCTCTCCTCCGTTCGTTCCACCCTCGACGGTCTTCTGGGCCGCGCCGTGCCGGTGGCCTGGGACGACGAGCACTACGCACTGGCCGCCACCGGCCGCGTACCCCTCACGGACGCGGAGCGCCAGGCACTCGGAGCCGACGCGGCGCGCCTTCCCCTCTTCGGCTAG
- a CDS encoding sirohydrochlorin chelatase, whose amino-acid sequence MATPPKDLDRPDRPTLLAVAHGTRDAEGVAVTEALVDQVRALRPDVRVERCFLDLVTPSLPEALARLQGDVVLVPLLLGAGYHVRVDIPEALASAPHLRARVAAALGPHPLLADALTDRLADAGWRAGDGPVVLAAAGSTDPDANADAAAMATLLRRRHPPLQDVVPAYLCAAGPTPAEAVAALRSEGHSRIAVAPYLMTPGFFARRTTHAGATLTSAPLGTHTSLARLVALRYEEALAPSGRRLER is encoded by the coding sequence GTGGCCACCCCTCCGAAGGACCTCGACCGCCCCGACCGGCCGACCCTCCTCGCCGTGGCCCACGGGACCCGGGACGCCGAGGGCGTCGCGGTCACCGAGGCACTTGTCGACCAGGTTCGCGCGCTACGGCCCGACGTGCGCGTGGAACGCTGCTTCCTCGACCTGGTCACCCCGTCCCTGCCGGAAGCGCTCGCCCGCCTTCAAGGTGACGTCGTCCTCGTGCCGCTGCTGCTCGGCGCCGGCTACCACGTCCGGGTCGACATCCCCGAGGCCCTCGCCTCGGCGCCCCACCTGCGCGCCCGCGTGGCCGCCGCGCTCGGTCCCCACCCGCTGCTCGCCGACGCCCTCACCGACCGGCTCGCCGACGCCGGATGGCGCGCCGGAGACGGGCCCGTCGTCCTCGCGGCCGCCGGATCCACCGACCCCGACGCCAACGCCGACGCGGCAGCCATGGCCACGCTGCTGCGCCGACGGCATCCGCCGCTCCAGGACGTCGTTCCCGCCTACCTCTGCGCCGCGGGCCCCACCCCCGCCGAAGCCGTCGCGGCCCTCCGCTCCGAGGGCCACTCCCGTATCGCCGTCGCCCCCTACCTGATGACCCCCGGCTTCTTCGCCCGCCGCACCACCCACGCCGGCGCCACCCTCACCTCCGCCCCCCTGGGCACCCACACATCACTCGCCCGCCTGGTCGCACTGCGGTACGAGGAGGCGCTGGCGCCGTCCGGCCGTCGCCTCGAGCGATGA